The DNA segment GTATAAAAGATTGCATTTCAACCTCTTGTATTAATTTTCCTTTGGAAGTCCACCAAGAAAATTCTTTTATTTTTAAATCGTTATTTTCTATTTTCAGAATAGTCATTACAGCAGATTTATTCTGAAAAGAGCAAACTAAATTTTTAGTTGGATGACTATAAAACTTTGCTTGACTCAGAAGTACACCACCCGAATTTGGATAGTCAAGTTTTTTAATTAAACTCTTTTTTTTGATATTGTATAGTCCAAACTTTTTATCAAACAGACCTCCAACAATAAAACCGTTGCAAAAAGTTGTTGATCCTATAAATTTATTTTCTTTAATATTATAGGTAAATTTATCAATAGGATCATTTTTATTAGCTTTAAGACTGTCAATAGAATATGAATAATAAGTGAAATTATCGGATATAAGCAGCCTGTTTTTTTTATTATCAATTGATAACCAACATACTTGAGCATTTATTTCATTAGGTCCATTACCTCTCCTTGCAAAATTTTTTATTGTCTTATGGTTTAGATCTACAATTTTCATAGTGTAAAATTCAGAAGGATCTCCTGTTAATATTAAGTCATCAACATATTTAAGTTCAAAGAGATGAGAAAAAAACACATCTGATTTTTTAAGAATAACTGGATGGCTTGATAGTTTTATCGTTTTAGCATGATTGAAAGTTTTTAGAAATAAATCTTCATTATTGTTTTTACAGTTTGTAAAAGCAATAATAAGACACAGATAAATAAATGT comes from the Flavobacterium limnophilum genome and includes:
- a CDS encoding BF3164 family lipoprotein, with the translated sequence MKKTFIYLCLIIAFTNCKNNNEDLFLKTFNHAKTIKLSSHPVILKKSDVFFSHLFELKYVDDLILTGDPSEFYTMKIVDLNHKTIKNFARRGNGPNEINAQVCWLSIDNKKNRLLISDNFTYYSYSIDSLKANKNDPIDKFTYNIKENKFIGSTTFCNGFIVGGLFDKKFGLYNIKKKSLIKKLDYPNSGGVLLSQAKFYSHPTKNLVCSFQNKSAVMTILKIENNDLKIKEFSWWTSKGKLIQEVEMQSFILKKGCRAGFLTAAVTNKYIYSLYSGKIINNSSVEMFDKSFLSKYIYVFDWNGKPIMIYELDQEVKSIAVDEKNNILYAASYQGGDPKLIQYHLK